The following DNA comes from Kiritimatiellales bacterium.
TTGCATTGGCTCAGATCCTGCTTGCCGGCGCCGGTTACTTTCGCAACAGTCGTGAATGTATTGACTATTGGCATACCCTGCAAGCCAATAACCACAAAGGATGCGGCAACTATGGGAATCGGGTGTCTATTTTGGGTAGCGGGACTATTTCCACTGTGTTGCAGGAATTTTTGAAATCTCATGCGCTGGATGTGGTAATTATTCCTTCACGCAAATATAATCGAACGATTTCACTCGAAGAAGCATTTGCTACATCGTTTGCTATAGTTAATCTTTTTCCTGACCGGGATGACAATGTCGGGATACTCAATGCCCCGTTGTTTCGCAGTATGATAAACAGCGCAGTATTTATCAATGTCGGCCGCGGACGACAGATCAATGAAGCTGACTTGATTGCTGTAATGGAAGAACGCCCGGATCTTACCGCATTACTGGACGTGCAATATCCAGAACCTCCGGCGAATGGATCAAAACTTTATATTTTACCCAATATTCAATTAAGTGGGCATATTGCCGGTGCAAAAAACTCAGAACTGATCAGGATGGCAGATTACATGATCGAAGATTTTATCAGGTTTATAAAAAAAGAACCGTTAAAATATCAAGTACAACCGTATCAGCTGTGAAATGGAGCGACAGGAAATCTATAAATTAATACTTGCCACAGAGATCGATGGATGAAAGGAAATTTTTACTTTGGAATACTC
Coding sequences within:
- a CDS encoding NAD(P)-dependent oxidoreductase, with protein sequence MRRQINAAFFNNNVIWAEKQGSHIIDLVFGSDRRKTLTKLANFYPEIITSENFENHTAILHDLEIIFSTWEMPVLTSEQIAQMKNLKAVFYAAGATQYFREPFIKEGVIVCSATAANAVPVAEFALAQILLAGAGYFRNSRECIDYWHTLQANNHKGCGNYGNRVSILGSGTISTVLQEFLKSHALDVVIIPSRKYNRTISLEEAFATSFAIVNLFPDRDDNVGILNAPLFRSMINSAVFINVGRGRQINEADLIAVMEERPDLTALLDVQYPEPPANGSKLYILPNIQLSGHIAGAKNSELIRMADYMIEDFIRFIKKEPLKYQVQPYQL